In a single window of the Ciconia boyciana chromosome 7, ASM3463844v1, whole genome shotgun sequence genome:
- the LOC140654702 gene encoding vesicle-associated membrane protein 2-like isoform X1: MSAPAPTQGPTSAGAAGPPPATNVSSNKRLQQTQARVDEVVDIMRMNVDKVLERDQKLSELDNRADALQAGASQFETSAAKLKRKYWWKNCKMMIILGVVCAVILIIIIIYFST; this comes from the exons GTCTGCTCCAGCTCCTACACAAGGTCCCAccagtgctggggctgcagggccacCTCCTGCTACCAATGTGTCAAGCAACAAACGGCTGCAGCAGACACAAGCCCGGGTGGATGAG GTGGTAGACATCATGAGAATGAACGTGGACAAGGTGCTAGAAAGAGATCAGAAGCTATCAGAGCTTGACAACCGGGCAGATGCATTGCAAGCAGGTGCCTCACAGTTTGAAACCAGTGCAGccaaactgaagagaaaatactgGTGGAAAAATTGCAAG ATGATGATCATCCTTGGTGTAGTATGCGCAGTCATTCTCATTATAATTATAA TTTATTTCTCCACTTGA
- the LOC140654702 gene encoding vesicle-associated membrane protein 3-like isoform X2: MSAPAPTQGPTSAGAAGPPPATNVSSNKRLQQTQARVDEVVDIMRMNVDKVLERDQKLSELDNRADALQAGASQFETSAAKLKRKYWWKNCKASSRICVFWTQKLQLLLFI; the protein is encoded by the exons GTCTGCTCCAGCTCCTACACAAGGTCCCAccagtgctggggctgcagggccacCTCCTGCTACCAATGTGTCAAGCAACAAACGGCTGCAGCAGACACAAGCCCGGGTGGATGAG GTGGTAGACATCATGAGAATGAACGTGGACAAGGTGCTAGAAAGAGATCAGAAGCTATCAGAGCTTGACAACCGGGCAGATGCATTGCAAGCAGGTGCCTCACAGTTTGAAACCAGTGCAGccaaactgaagagaaaatactgGTGGAAAAATTGCAAG gcCTCTTCCAGGATTTGTGTTTTCTGGACCCAGAAACTTCAGCTCCTCTTATTCATATAA